The Candidatus Methylomirabilota bacterium genome includes a region encoding these proteins:
- a CDS encoding ABC transporter substrate-binding protein gives MTRALSVLRMAVAAFKGHVTSPGAVVKSATAGVTTILKSARSRPHGQGALTRQDLQRVHGEIRRIANEVFDTEQMARGLLSRHWATRTPAQQAEFVRLFTGFLERSCASHITESWRVTILQVGEVLDGNFAMVTWRIFTLRTLALLVYRLHLKNGRWKIYDVLLNGESFVAACRSQFDRALTFPSDAASIQAALAEALRRWNRAAGVELSSTSP, from the coding sequence ATGACTAGAGCGCTGAGCGTGTTGCGTATGGCGGTGGCCGCCTTCAAGGGTCACGTCACGTCACCGGGGGCGGTCGTGAAGTCGGCGACGGCGGGGGTCACGACCATCCTCAAGAGCGCGAGATCCCGCCCGCACGGGCAGGGGGCGCTGACGCGCCAGGATCTCCAGCGCGTCCACGGCGAGATCCGCCGGATCGCGAACGAGGTCTTCGATACCGAGCAGATGGCGCGGGGGCTGCTGTCGCGCCACTGGGCGACCCGAACGCCCGCGCAGCAGGCGGAGTTCGTGCGGCTCTTCACAGGCTTCCTGGAACGCTCGTGCGCGTCTCACATCACGGAGAGCTGGCGCGTGACGATCCTCCAGGTGGGCGAAGTCCTCGACGGAAACTTTGCCATGGTCACCTGGAGAATCTTCACGCTCCGGACACTTGCCCTCCTCGTCTATCGACTGCACCTCAAAAACGGGCGGTGGAAGATTTACGACGTCCTCCTGAACGGCGAGAGCTTCGTCGCCGCCTGCCGGAGCCAGTTCGATCGCGCGCTGACCTTCCCGTCCGACGCGGCCTCCATTCAGGCCGCCCTGGCCGAAGCGCTACGCCGATGGAATCGCGCTGCGGGTGTCGAGCTCAGCTCGACTTCGCCCTGA
- a CDS encoding PIG-L deacetylase family protein, with amino-acid sequence MADRIERVLVVTAHPDDAEFGAGGTVAKMVKQGREVTYVVVTNGNKGSSDRSMTPERLARIREAEQRNAARVLGVERVEFLGYDDGELEDTRDLRRDVTRQIRRWRADLVITQHPRRTYNLYASHRDHRITAGVVLDCIYPLARDHMSFPELLAEYEPHKVREVYLMQWESPHLVVDISDTMDLKLKALACHQSQVADFPGVEARVRERSAALGKAHGYVYAEAFDRIVIPR; translated from the coding sequence ATGGCAGACAGGATCGAACGCGTACTGGTCGTGACCGCGCACCCCGACGACGCCGAGTTCGGCGCCGGAGGCACCGTCGCCAAGATGGTGAAGCAGGGGCGAGAAGTGACTTATGTCGTCGTCACCAACGGCAACAAGGGGTCCAGCGACCGCTCGATGACGCCCGAGCGCCTGGCCCGCATCCGGGAGGCGGAACAGCGGAACGCCGCCCGCGTCCTCGGCGTCGAGCGGGTGGAGTTCCTGGGCTACGACGACGGCGAGCTGGAGGACACCCGCGACCTCCGGCGCGACGTCACGCGCCAGATCCGGAGGTGGCGAGCCGACCTCGTGATCACCCAGCATCCCCGCCGCACGTACAACCTCTACGCCTCCCACCGCGACCACCGGATCACCGCGGGTGTCGTGCTCGATTGCATCTATCCCCTGGCCCGCGACCACATGTCGTTCCCGGAACTGCTGGCCGAGTACGAGCCGCACAAGGTGCGCGAGGTCTATCTCATGCAGTGGGAGAGCCCGCACCTCGTCGTCGACATCTCCGACACGATGGACCTGAAGCTCAAGGCGCTCGCCTGCCATCAGAGTCAGGTCGCGGATTTCCCGGGCGTCGAGGCGCGGGTGCGGGAGCGCAGCGCCGCGCTCGGCAAGGCCCACGGCTATGTCTACGCGGAGGCCTTCGACCGGATCGTGATTCCGCGCTGA